In one Nostoc cf. commune SO-36 genomic region, the following are encoded:
- a CDS encoding ParB/RepB/Spo0J family partition protein: MPSKKPVEISQLFGQAGQSQQIHQLKSQIEKLEVEIIQLRTNVFSSEEKITLEQQIEQLTNQLATQGGIHEIAVNLIDPDPAQPRQTFPQLVIQERAESLRRQGQQNPIVLIPQIDGRYKIFDGELRWRSAPLAGMTKLKAVFLPKEETSDEVVVFEGQLVSSIHSQKLHDLDLATALIRLIIYKYPDLIGREDEIPKFLNAFINRLVRSKKLQYLALIKDSDLMTQQEWLETSDFKEHEEHEIVSVLLGLQLNPVSINNNIFPLLKVTEDLKNVIRSEGLETSKVRELNKLSSEQMKIDESKALMIRTQVTHRVIEEKLSLSQTKTLVKQTLEQYSASNSEAKQNKQMDKTIKDIQSINLKILEQTRLIKLRQVLQEKLDEIKTLM, encoded by the coding sequence GTCAACTGTTTGGCCAAGCAGGTCAGTCTCAGCAAATTCACCAACTTAAAAGTCAGATAGAGAAACTCGAAGTAGAAATTATACAGCTGCGAACAAATGTATTTAGTTCAGAAGAAAAAATTACATTAGAGCAACAAATTGAGCAGCTCACTAATCAACTGGCTACTCAAGGAGGGATACATGAAATTGCAGTAAATCTTATAGATCCCGATCCGGCTCAACCGAGACAAACGTTTCCTCAATTAGTAATCCAAGAACGAGCAGAGAGTCTGCGTCGGCAAGGTCAGCAAAACCCAATAGTGCTTATTCCACAAATTGATGGACGCTACAAAATATTTGATGGAGAACTCAGATGGAGGTCGGCTCCACTTGCTGGAATGACAAAACTGAAAGCTGTCTTTCTACCTAAAGAAGAAACTTCAGATGAAGTCGTAGTTTTTGAGGGTCAACTGGTAAGTAGTATTCACTCACAAAAACTTCATGACCTTGACTTAGCAACTGCCCTTATTCGATTAATTATTTATAAATATCCCGATCTGATCGGAAGAGAAGACGAGATTCCAAAGTTTTTGAATGCTTTCATTAACCGGCTAGTCCGTAGCAAGAAGCTTCAATATCTCGCACTGATTAAAGATTCTGATTTGATGACACAACAAGAATGGCTAGAAACATCTGATTTCAAGGAACATGAGGAACATGAGATTGTCTCAGTTTTGTTAGGACTACAACTCAATCCGGTATCGATTAATAACAATATCTTTCCTCTTCTTAAAGTGACAGAAGACCTCAAAAATGTCATTCGCTCTGAAGGGTTAGAAACCAGCAAAGTAAGAGAACTCAATAAGTTATCCTCTGAACAGATGAAGATTGATGAATCTAAAGCTCTGATGATTCGTACTCAGGTAACTCATCGAGTCATCGAAGAAAAACTATCATTGAGCCAAACTAAAACACTAGTTAAGCAAACCCTAGAGCAGTATAGTGCTTCTAATTCTGAAGCCAAGCAGAACAAACAGATGGACAAAACTATTAAGGATATCCAGTCAATAAATTTAAAAATATTGGAACAGACACGACTTATTAAACTACGCCAAGTCCTTCAGGAAAAGCTCGATGAGATTAAAACCCTGATGTAG
- the recD2 gene encoding SF1B family DNA helicase RecD2, whose protein sequence is MSTPPNLSPQQVTAFPQHETITGVVERLTFYSAESGYTVARLTRPRSTELTTIVGSFVNIQPGQTLQLTGFWRDHPQFGPQFQVVNYKETKPATLTGIEKYLGSGLIKGVGPVTARRIVAHFGLETLDIIENQIERLIEVQGIAKKRITLIKNAWSTQKAIKEVMVFLQGHGVSTTYAVKIYKQYKDEAIATVTKNPYQLAADIYGIGFLTADKIARNIGIAPDSEFRYRAGIIHCLSEAAEDGHCYLPQSELIESVIKLLTTESHQPTEEAIAQIIKDMALTDELIKEWDEEKTLLCYKPTYFHTEQNLAQLIRQRLEKPVGTDIERVRDWIDRFTASRKIQLSEQQRQAVETAAYSKIMILTGGPGVGKTFTTHTIVSLWKAMGKSIALAAPTGRAAQRLGEMTGLEAKTIHRLLEFDPRSRGFKRDSENPLPYTAIIADEASMLDLFLAYSLVKAVLAGALLLLVGDIDQLPSVGPGQILADLINSGCVPVVRLTQVFRQAQTSAIITAAHQINRGIYPTIEPISDNPMSDCIWHGGGHQPEHGVQAICELITDLLPGLGFNPATDVQVLCPMTRGVVGTRNLNTVLQQLINPPTPDKVEINRGGNLLREGDRIIQLTNDYNREVFNGDLGIILTIDTVEQEVTVLYGERTVVYDYADLNEIALAWSISIHKSQGSEYPVIVLPIYMQHYMMLTRNLFYTGITRAKKLAIVVGAKKAISLAVRSTDDQQRYTRLQQRLLHAGLH, encoded by the coding sequence ATGTCCACTCCCCCTAATCTTTCCCCTCAACAAGTAACTGCTTTTCCTCAACACGAAACAATCACCGGAGTCGTAGAACGTTTAACTTTTTACTCTGCTGAATCGGGTTACACTGTGGCAAGGCTGACGCGCCCCCGAAGCACCGAACTCACAACAATTGTTGGCAGCTTTGTTAACATCCAGCCAGGGCAAACTTTACAGCTAACTGGTTTCTGGCGTGACCATCCTCAGTTTGGGCCACAATTCCAAGTAGTCAACTACAAAGAAACCAAACCAGCTACTCTTACAGGGATTGAGAAATATTTGGGCAGTGGACTCATAAAAGGTGTTGGCCCAGTCACAGCAAGACGGATTGTTGCCCACTTCGGGCTAGAAACCCTGGACATTATCGAAAACCAGATTGAGCGACTGATTGAAGTTCAAGGTATCGCTAAAAAACGGATTACTTTAATCAAAAACGCTTGGTCAACCCAAAAAGCTATCAAAGAAGTGATGGTGTTTCTCCAAGGACATGGCGTTTCTACCACTTATGCTGTGAAGATTTACAAGCAATATAAGGATGAGGCAATCGCTACAGTCACTAAAAACCCTTATCAGCTAGCAGCCGACATCTACGGGATTGGTTTTTTAACTGCTGACAAGATTGCGAGGAATATAGGAATTGCCCCAGACTCAGAATTTCGTTATCGTGCAGGAATTATCCACTGTTTAAGTGAAGCTGCCGAAGATGGTCATTGTTACCTGCCACAAAGCGAACTGATTGAGTCAGTAATTAAACTGCTGACTACTGAATCTCATCAGCCTACTGAAGAAGCAATTGCACAAATCATCAAAGACATGGCTTTAACAGATGAACTGATTAAAGAGTGGGATGAGGAAAAAACCTTACTTTGTTATAAGCCGACTTACTTTCATACAGAACAGAATTTAGCTCAACTGATACGCCAACGGTTAGAAAAGCCTGTTGGTACTGACATTGAGCGTGTGCGTGATTGGATTGACCGTTTTACCGCTAGCCGGAAAATCCAGCTTTCAGAACAGCAACGCCAAGCAGTAGAAACAGCAGCCTATTCCAAAATCATGATCCTCACTGGTGGCCCTGGCGTTGGAAAGACCTTTACAACTCACACAATTGTCAGTTTGTGGAAAGCGATGGGGAAATCTATTGCCCTGGCTGCACCTACGGGACGGGCTGCTCAACGCTTAGGTGAAATGACTGGGCTAGAAGCCAAAACCATACATCGATTGTTAGAATTTGACCCCCGTTCAAGGGGTTTCAAGCGCGATAGCGAAAATCCTTTACCCTACACAGCAATTATCGCTGATGAAGCATCAATGCTTGATTTGTTTCTGGCTTACTCCTTGGTTAAAGCAGTATTAGCTGGCGCTCTACTATTATTGGTAGGTGACATTGACCAGTTACCATCTGTGGGGCCAGGTCAAATACTTGCTGATCTGATTAATTCTGGTTGCGTGCCAGTAGTGCGGTTAACTCAGGTATTCCGCCAAGCTCAAACAAGTGCAATTATCACTGCTGCTCACCAAATTAATCGAGGAATTTATCCCACAATTGAGCCTATATCTGATAATCCCATGTCCGATTGTATTTGGCATGGCGGCGGACATCAGCCCGAACATGGTGTACAGGCAATCTGCGAATTGATTACAGACTTGCTTCCCGGCTTAGGTTTTAATCCTGCCACTGATGTCCAAGTGCTTTGCCCGATGACACGGGGAGTTGTGGGTACTCGCAATCTTAACACCGTGTTACAGCAGTTGATTAATCCACCCACCCCCGACAAGGTGGAGATTAACAGAGGTGGGAATTTATTACGCGAGGGCGATCGGATTATTCAGCTAACCAACGACTACAACCGAGAAGTCTTCAACGGCGACTTAGGAATAATCCTCACCATTGATACTGTCGAGCAGGAAGTTACAGTACTGTATGGTGAGCGGACTGTAGTTTACGATTACGCTGACCTGAATGAAATTGCCCTTGCCTGGAGCATTTCTATTCATAAAAGCCAAGGCTCAGAATATCCGGTGATAGTTCTGCCAATCTATATGCAGCACTATATGATGTTAACCCGAAACCTGTTTTACACAGGTATAACTCGTGCCAAGAAGTTAGCGATCGTGGTTGGAGCAAAAAAAGCGATATCTCTGGCGGTACGTTCTACTGATGACCAACAGCGCTACACACGGTTGCAGCAGAGGTTACTTCACGCCGGACTGCATTGA